In Hyphomicrobiales bacterium, a single window of DNA contains:
- a CDS encoding mitochondrial fission ELM1 family protein, whose product MKTPKPSIWVLLGARAGDNAQAMELGRRLGGPVVTRQLAFNTRSNLPNWMTGPGFFGLTSSSAEALVPPWPDIAIGAGRRSAPVNLAIRQRSQGKTLAIHIGRPRMDAARFDMVLTTPQYGLPGGSNVVMLDFPFAVARDVPPQTLAAFDAMWSHFPRPWIVGVIGAAKFPIRFGVRDIEAFAQGLNDLARRMKGSVILMDSPRSLPGAIDLVAAGITVPNWVWTRGHGDNPYQSALRLGDAFAVTSDSVSMVAEMVQTGRPTYVHRLPVSSFVPSWQAQQGLGARLARRGILSPPRSVAAYVERLSVKGWVGDLQSGTPPRLSFVPSDEHDVAVQRILTLWNGRATG is encoded by the coding sequence ATGAAAACGCCGAAACCATCGATCTGGGTCCTGCTAGGGGCGCGTGCGGGTGATAACGCGCAAGCCATGGAACTGGGGCGGCGCCTCGGCGGGCCGGTGGTGACGCGGCAACTCGCTTTCAACACGCGCTCCAACCTGCCCAACTGGATGACGGGACCCGGCTTCTTCGGCCTCACGTCGTCATCGGCTGAAGCGCTTGTTCCGCCATGGCCCGACATCGCGATTGGTGCAGGACGGCGCAGTGCGCCGGTCAATCTCGCGATCCGGCAACGCTCGCAGGGCAAGACGCTTGCCATCCATATCGGACGCCCGCGCATGGATGCGGCGCGTTTCGACATGGTGCTGACGACGCCGCAATACGGTCTGCCCGGTGGAAGCAATGTGGTGATGCTGGATTTTCCTTTCGCCGTGGCCCGCGATGTTCCACCGCAGACGCTCGCGGCGTTCGATGCCATGTGGTCGCATTTTCCGCGGCCGTGGATAGTGGGTGTCATCGGGGCCGCCAAATTTCCGATCCGTTTCGGCGTGCGGGACATCGAAGCTTTTGCGCAGGGGCTCAATGACCTGGCGCGGCGGATGAAAGGCAGCGTGATCCTGATGGATTCGCCCAGAAGCCTGCCCGGGGCGATCGATCTCGTGGCAGCGGGAATCACCGTGCCCAATTGGGTGTGGACGCGCGGGCACGGCGACAATCCCTACCAGTCCGCGCTGCGGCTCGGAGACGCCTTTGCCGTCACATCGGACAGCGTTTCCATGGTGGCCGAAATGGTCCAGACAGGCCGCCCCACTTACGTCCACCGCTTGCCTGTGTCCTCCTTCGTGCCCTCATGGCAGGCGCAGCAGGGACTGGGCGCCCGACTGGCCCGGCGTGGAATCCTGTCGCCGCCACGAAGCGTTGCGGCCTACGTCGAACGCCTGTCTGTGAAGGGCTGGGTGGGTGATCTGCAGAGCGGAACGCCGCCGCGCCTATCCTTCGTGCCATCCGACGAACACGATGTGGCGGTGCAGCGGATCCTTACTCTGTGGAACGGGCGCGCAACGGGTTGA
- a CDS encoding GNAT family N-acetyltransferase, with amino-acid sequence MDRLAALPHDTVVTSPPAALEQAASVPANGHLTLVTSLAGLLALEENWRELEKNAQTLTAFQTFDWISAWCRTYCASGTCPEIHVIAGFNNDRLAFVWPLMKVRRAGLNVLCWLTEPFGQYGDVVCAKGECARLWVANALRFIRRFKEIDILRLRHVRNDSTLASVAAHELVNARLDEKAPYLDLSQFAAETDYENRYSGTQRKRRKKIRKHLEELGPVTFSRVPLGTISDAAVAEAIVEKNKWLGERGRINQVMHCPFHLDFLKTLARGNQETLAMVVTELRAGDKPVSWEISFRTGGTHFAYITSHRNELTDLSPGRLHFDLSQRGCLADGMKVFDLMVPYDAHKESWSSACMPTQDYYLPLSGRGNVAGTLYLSHLRPLLRAAYYRLPQSVLRYINPLRARSTE; translated from the coding sequence ATGGACAGACTTGCAGCGCTGCCTCACGACACCGTGGTGACATCGCCGCCTGCTGCCTTGGAGCAGGCCGCAAGCGTTCCAGCCAACGGGCATCTCACTCTCGTCACCTCATTGGCGGGTCTTCTCGCACTCGAAGAGAACTGGCGCGAACTGGAGAAGAACGCCCAGACGCTGACCGCCTTCCAGACCTTCGACTGGATATCTGCCTGGTGCCGCACCTATTGCGCGTCAGGCACATGCCCGGAAATTCATGTGATTGCCGGTTTCAACAATGACCGCCTGGCCTTTGTCTGGCCCCTGATGAAGGTGCGGCGCGCCGGCCTCAACGTTCTCTGCTGGCTCACGGAACCCTTTGGCCAGTACGGCGACGTCGTTTGTGCGAAGGGGGAATGCGCGCGCCTGTGGGTTGCCAATGCGCTCCGCTTCATCCGCCGCTTCAAGGAAATCGACATTCTGCGCCTGCGCCACGTGCGCAATGACAGCACGCTGGCCAGCGTGGCCGCCCATGAACTCGTGAATGCGCGGCTGGATGAAAAGGCACCCTATCTCGACCTCTCCCAGTTTGCGGCCGAAACCGACTACGAGAACCGCTACAGCGGAACCCAGCGCAAGCGCCGCAAGAAGATCCGCAAGCACCTGGAAGAACTGGGTCCGGTAACATTCTCGCGCGTACCACTCGGAACAATCTCGGACGCCGCCGTCGCCGAGGCCATCGTGGAGAAGAACAAGTGGCTGGGCGAACGTGGCCGCATCAATCAGGTCATGCACTGCCCGTTCCATCTGGATTTCCTGAAGACACTCGCGCGCGGCAACCAGGAAACCCTGGCCATGGTCGTGACTGAACTGCGTGCTGGCGACAAGCCGGTCTCATGGGAAATCAGCTTCCGCACAGGCGGTACGCATTTCGCCTACATCACCTCCCACCGCAACGAGCTCACCGATCTCTCACCGGGGCGTCTTCATTTCGACCTCTCGCAACGCGGCTGCCTCGCCGACGGCATGAAGGTGTTCGACCTCATGGTCCCCTACGATGCCCACAAGGAATCGTGGAGCTCGGCGTGCATGCCCACGCAGGACTATTATCTTCCGCTTTCGGGGCGCGGCAATGTGGCGGGAACACTGTACCTCAGCCATCTCCGCCCTCTCCTGCGTGCGGCTTACTACCGCTTGCCGCAATCGGTGCTGCGCTACATCAACCCGTTGCGCGCCCGTTCCACAGAGTAA
- a CDS encoding P1 family peptidase, whose translation MSSIHWKKTPTGHLRGRGLGLPFPGEPGKFNAITDVAGVEVGLTTLIAGEGRLVVGKGPIRTGVTAILPRGRAGAHVPCAAGSYSFNGNGEMTGLVWIEEAGELQTPITITNTHSCGITRDATIRWMVERKIGTGQDWGLPVAAETYDGDLNDINGFHVTAEHTMAALDGARGGALELGSVGGGTGMITYDFKAGNGSASRLVEIEGRRYALGVFVQSNFGRRQDFTLLGVPVGAHILHDQLRGKDQGSVIAIIATDAPLQPHQLKRLARRVPVGLARTGTVGNNSSGDIFLAFSTANAEAHQSRAALRQADYLGNGAMDGLFRAVAEATEEAVIDSMIANDTMTGRDGARSIALPHADVMALMQRYQRL comes from the coding sequence ATGTCTTCGATCCATTGGAAGAAAACGCCAACGGGCCATCTGCGCGGGCGCGGGCTTGGATTGCCCTTCCCGGGCGAGCCGGGGAAGTTCAATGCAATCACTGATGTGGCTGGAGTGGAAGTGGGGCTGACCACGTTGATCGCGGGTGAAGGCCGGCTTGTGGTGGGCAAAGGACCGATCCGCACCGGTGTCACCGCCATCCTGCCGCGTGGACGCGCGGGCGCGCATGTTCCATGTGCGGCGGGATCCTATTCATTCAACGGCAACGGCGAAATGACCGGCCTCGTGTGGATCGAGGAAGCAGGTGAGTTGCAGACGCCCATCACAATCACCAACACGCATTCCTGCGGCATCACGCGCGATGCCACGATCCGCTGGATGGTGGAACGCAAGATCGGCACGGGGCAGGACTGGGGACTTCCCGTGGCAGCGGAAACCTATGACGGCGATTTGAACGACATCAACGGCTTCCATGTGACCGCCGAACACACCATGGCGGCACTTGACGGGGCGCGGGGCGGCGCGCTGGAACTGGGCAGCGTGGGTGGCGGCACGGGCATGATTACCTATGATTTCAAGGCCGGCAACGGCAGCGCTTCGCGTCTCGTGGAGATCGAGGGGCGGCGCTATGCGCTTGGCGTCTTCGTGCAATCCAATTTCGGCCGGCGTCAGGACTTCACGCTGCTCGGTGTGCCGGTGGGGGCCCACATCCTGCACGACCAGTTGCGCGGCAAGGACCAGGGCTCGGTGATTGCCATCATCGCGACGGATGCGCCGCTGCAGCCGCACCAGCTCAAGCGTCTGGCGCGGCGCGTGCCCGTGGGGCTGGCGCGCACGGGCACTGTCGGCAACAACAGTTCAGGCGACATCTTCCTCGCATTTTCCACTGCGAATGCGGAGGCACATCAGTCGCGCGCCGCACTGCGGCAGGCGGACTACCTCGGCAACGGCGCGATGGATGGCCTGTTCCGTGCCGTGGCAGAAGCAACGGAAGAGGCCGTCATCGATTCCATGATCGCCAATGACACCATGACGGGGCGAGATGGTGCGCGCTCCATCGCCCTCCCGCATGCCGACGTCATGGCGTTGATGCAGCGCTACCAGCGCCTGTGA
- a CDS encoding YeeE/YedE family protein, which produces MHITEFTPFAGTIGGVLIGLSAVVLLASAGRIAGASFIFSGMFATRFDEDVVWKLMFTVGLLAGAAFAGAWAGSVDISFPSGMTMTVVSGLFVGIGVTLGNGCTSGHGICGLARFSLRSLVATLTFMAAAIMTVFVMRHVLGAA; this is translated from the coding sequence ATGCACATCACGGAATTCACGCCCTTCGCCGGAACCATCGGCGGGGTTCTGATCGGCTTGTCGGCCGTCGTGCTGCTCGCATCCGCAGGACGGATTGCAGGTGCGAGCTTCATCTTCAGCGGAATGTTCGCGACGCGCTTCGACGAAGACGTTGTCTGGAAACTCATGTTCACGGTGGGCCTGCTGGCGGGTGCAGCATTTGCGGGGGCGTGGGCGGGTTCAGTGGACATCAGCTTTCCATCCGGCATGACAATGACCGTGGTGAGCGGACTTTTCGTCGGCATCGGCGTCACGCTTGGCAACGGTTGCACCTCCGGGCACGGCATCTGCGGTCTCGCGCGATTTTCGCTGCGCTCGCTGGTGGCCACCCTCACCTTCATGGCAGCAGCCATCATGACCGTATTTGTCATGCGCCACGTGCTGGGAGCGGCATGA
- a CDS encoding M48 family metalloprotease: MTHATLNPEIQRNHNRRNAIHTALLIGGTGLLMGVMAYSVLGIFGLLGATIIGAIGLVSLSRMSPKMVLKLYKARPLDDNELPELQQLMRHLAERANLPTVPQLHYVPSRMLNAFAVGNAQDSAIAVTDGLVRGMTMRQIAGILAHETSHIVNGDLKVMGLADVLNRITSFMATLGLIGVPIVFGTGVDIPYIGLFMLIFAPTIGGLLQLGLSRAREYDADLDGATLTGDPEGLASALTTLEERQRGVWEGMFLPGGSVPQPSLLRTHPKTENRIARLKALYQDTSTPLTPAPEQRNKPQPSFVPQVQNPRIRWHRLGVYF, encoded by the coding sequence ATGACGCACGCAACCCTCAATCCGGAAATCCAGCGGAACCATAACCGGCGCAACGCCATTCACACCGCGCTGCTGATCGGCGGCACCGGCTTGTTGATGGGCGTGATGGCCTATTCGGTGCTCGGCATCTTTGGCCTGCTGGGCGCGACGATCATCGGCGCCATCGGCCTCGTCAGTCTGAGCCGCATGTCACCCAAAATGGTTCTCAAACTCTACAAGGCACGGCCGCTCGATGACAACGAGTTGCCGGAACTGCAGCAGCTCATGCGCCATCTCGCGGAGCGCGCCAACCTGCCCACCGTGCCGCAGCTCCACTATGTGCCAAGCCGGATGCTGAATGCTTTCGCAGTCGGCAACGCCCAGGACTCCGCCATTGCCGTGACGGATGGCCTGGTGCGCGGCATGACCATGCGCCAGATTGCGGGCATCCTGGCCCACGAGACATCGCATATCGTGAACGGCGACCTGAAGGTGATGGGACTTGCCGACGTCTTGAACCGCATTACCAGCTTCATGGCCACGCTCGGCTTGATCGGCGTTCCCATTGTCTTCGGCACGGGAGTCGATATTCCCTATATCGGTCTGTTCATGCTCATCTTTGCGCCCACCATCGGCGGGCTGCTGCAATTGGGCCTGTCACGCGCCCGCGAATATGATGCAGACCTGGATGGCGCGACGCTCACAGGCGACCCCGAGGGACTGGCTTCTGCGCTGACCACACTGGAAGAACGCCAGCGTGGCGTTTGGGAAGGCATGTTCCTGCCGGGCGGATCGGTTCCGCAACCGTCACTGCTTCGCACCCATCCGAAAACCGAGAACCGCATTGCCCGCTTGAAGGCCCTGTACCAGGACACCTCGACGCCGCTCACGCCAGCACCAGAACAACGGAACAAGCCGCAGCCCTCTTTCGTGCCGCAGGTCCAGAACCCCCGCATCCGCTGGCACAGGCTCGGCGTTTACTTCTGA
- a CDS encoding YeeE/YedE family protein: MRNLLTLVSGLLFGLGVTISGMVNPMKVLNFMDITGAFDPTLLFVMGAGLAVTVVGYRLVLRRQTPIFADRFHLPEITAIDVRLLGGAALFGIGWGLSGFCPGPAIASLVFGQMQSIAFVAAMAVGMVVTRAFTRKLT, translated from the coding sequence ATGCGCAATCTTCTCACGCTTGTGAGTGGCCTGCTTTTTGGCCTTGGCGTCACCATCTCCGGCATGGTCAATCCCATGAAGGTCTTGAACTTCATGGATATCACCGGCGCTTTCGATCCCACCCTGCTCTTCGTGATGGGCGCTGGCCTCGCCGTGACGGTGGTGGGTTACCGCCTTGTGCTGCGGCGGCAGACGCCGATATTCGCGGACCGGTTTCATCTGCCCGAGATCACCGCGATTGATGTGCGGCTGCTGGGTGGCGCTGCACTGTTTGGCATCGGTTGGGGCTTGAGCGGTTTTTGCCCCGGCCCCGCCATCGCAAGTCTCGTCTTCGGCCAGATGCAGAGCATCGCCTTCGTCGCCGCCATGGCAGTGGGGATGGTCGTCACGCGCGCCTTCACCCGCAAGCTCACCTGA